One window from the genome of bacterium encodes:
- a CDS encoding hemolysin family protein, which translates to MNLLPVFFFLMFCSAFFSGSETALFSLSKVQVHRFREVDTRTAARIIALLKAPRQTLVTILFGNELANICISIVGAAIVGRMMEGSMRGQTIVAIAVITPIVMVFCEVTPKNVALRYAEQAAWLVAFPISAFARVIAPLRAVLTWFARKMVLLFGGTVDSAEPMIMEEEYRRLVDMGLKEGAIEEEEREIIHNVFEFTDKKAGDIMTRVEAIFALPVDLPTERLMDELASTQWSRVPFYEGERSRIIGILHVRDLFTFNMRRKAGEAPELKDYLKDPLCVAASTPLEELLREFQRTRMHMAIVTDDAGGLKGLVTMDDVQHELFGEIEE; encoded by the coding sequence ATGAATCTCCTCCCGGTCTTTTTCTTCCTGATGTTTTGCTCCGCCTTCTTTTCCGGTTCCGAGACGGCTCTCTTCTCCCTGTCCAAGGTTCAGGTGCATCGCTTCCGCGAGGTAGACACCAGGACCGCGGCCAGGATCATCGCTTTGCTCAAGGCGCCTCGCCAGACGCTCGTCACCATCCTGTTCGGCAATGAGTTGGCGAACATATGCATCTCCATCGTGGGCGCCGCCATCGTCGGCAGGATGATGGAGGGGAGCATGAGGGGCCAGACCATCGTCGCGATCGCGGTCATAACTCCGATCGTCATGGTCTTCTGCGAGGTCACCCCCAAGAACGTAGCGCTGCGGTACGCCGAACAGGCTGCGTGGCTCGTGGCGTTTCCGATCAGCGCTTTCGCGAGGGTCATCGCTCCGCTGCGCGCTGTTCTCACCTGGTTCGCCAGGAAGATGGTCCTGCTCTTCGGGGGCACGGTCGACAGTGCGGAGCCGATGATCATGGAGGAGGAGTACAGGAGGCTCGTGGACATGGGGCTCAAGGAGGGGGCGATCGAAGAGGAGGAGCGCGAGATCATACACAACGTCTTTGAGTTCACCGACAAGAAGGCGGGCGACATCATGACCCGCGTGGAGGCGATCTTCGCGCTGCCCGTCGACCTTCCCACGGAGCGCCTCATGGATGAGCTGGCCTCCACGCAATGGAGCAGGGTGCCGTTCTACGAGGGCGAGAGGTCGAGGATCATAGGAATTCTGCATGTGCGCGACCTCTTTACCTTCAACATGCGGCGCAAGGCCGGCGAGGCGCCTGAGCTCAAGGATTACCTCAAGGATCCCCTCTGCGTCGCTGCATCCACGCCGCTGGAGGAGCTGCTCAGGGAATTCCAGAGGACTAGGATGCACATGGCCATCGTGACTGATGATGCCGGAGGGCTCAAAGGTCTCGTGACTATGGACGATGTGCAGCATGAGCTGTTCGGGGAGATAGAGGAATAA